One window from the genome of Acidobacteriota bacterium encodes:
- a CDS encoding porin family protein, whose translation MKKTIILAAWTLLAPLAAWAQPEVPAVEIFGGYSYFRANPEGFNLNGWNASVTGNLTEWFGIEGDFSGHYGRPAWSGVPIDGVHIRSHSVLAGPKITLRGPRVEPFAHFLIGANIASTEEYGVSRSDSALAAVVGAGLDLPVSRHLAVRPFQVDYLMTRYDVGGFPDERQNNFRFSAGVVFRLGR comes from the coding sequence ATGAAGAAAACCATCATCCTGGCCGCATGGACGCTCCTGGCCCCGCTGGCCGCCTGGGCGCAGCCGGAAGTCCCGGCGGTGGAAATATTCGGGGGTTATTCCTATTTCCGGGCCAACCCGGAAGGGTTCAACCTGAACGGGTGGAACGCCTCGGTGACGGGCAACCTGACCGAGTGGTTCGGCATCGAGGGGGACTTCAGCGGGCATTACGGGAGGCCGGCCTGGTCCGGCGTTCCGATCGACGGGGTCCATATCCGGTCGCACTCGGTGCTCGCGGGACCGAAAATAACCCTGCGCGGGCCGAGGGTCGAACCCTTCGCCCATTTCCTGATCGGGGCCAATATCGCCTCCACCGAAGAGTACGGGGTGAGCCGGTCCGATTCCGCCCTGGCCGCCGTGGTCGGCGCGGGGCTCGACCTCCCCGTCAGCCGGCACCTGGCGGTACGCCCTTTCCAGGTGGATTACCTCATGACGCGCTATGACGTCGGGGGCTTCCCGGACGAACGCCAGAACAACTTCCGTTTCTCGGCCGGGGTCGTGTTCCGGCTGGGCCGGTAG
- a CDS encoding methylenetetrahydrofolate--tRNA-(uracil(54)-C(5))-methyltransferase (FADH(2)-oxidizing) TrmFO — METRVTVIGGGLAGAEAAWQAARRGIAVRLVEMRPEVMTPAHSTGRLGELVCSNSLKSDAPGTAPHLLKEELRRLDSLLLRVADEVRIPAGHALAVDREAFSLRLTEEITATGNIELVREEVRELPGDGIVVVASGPLTSDPLAESIARFAGSRNLCFYDAISPIVDAATLDRARLSAASRYGKGGEDYLNAFLSREEYLGFYEALVGAVSAPLRSFEEACFFEGCLPIEELARRGVDTLRYGPMKPVGLVDPRTGRRPYAAVQMRLENLMADSYNLVGFQNHLKFPEQRRVFRMIPGLERAEFLRFGQIHRNSYINAPRLLHPTLQSKERPGLIFAGQLCGVEGYIESIATGLLAGINAARLARGLGCVTPPPATACGSLVRYLAFGDGERFQPANITFGLLRDSGADSDIRDRKERRLRQVERALAGMDRWITALSDGAAAN, encoded by the coding sequence ATGGAAACGAGAGTTACGGTCATAGGCGGGGGCCTGGCGGGGGCCGAGGCGGCGTGGCAGGCCGCGCGGCGCGGGATCGCGGTGCGCCTGGTGGAGATGCGGCCGGAGGTCATGACCCCCGCCCACTCGACCGGGCGGCTGGGGGAGCTCGTCTGCAGCAACTCGCTCAAATCGGACGCGCCCGGGACGGCCCCCCACCTGCTCAAGGAGGAGCTGCGGCGTCTCGACAGCCTGCTGCTGCGGGTGGCGGACGAGGTGAGGATCCCCGCCGGGCACGCCCTGGCCGTCGACCGGGAGGCGTTCAGCCTGCGGCTGACGGAGGAGATCACGGCCACGGGCAATATCGAGCTGGTCCGGGAGGAGGTCCGGGAACTCCCCGGGGACGGCATCGTCGTGGTGGCCAGCGGCCCCCTGACCTCCGATCCCCTGGCGGAATCGATCGCGCGCTTCGCCGGGAGCCGGAACCTCTGTTTTTATGACGCCATTTCCCCCATCGTGGACGCGGCCACCCTGGACCGCGCGCGCCTCTCGGCCGCCTCCCGCTACGGCAAGGGGGGGGAGGACTACCTCAACGCCTTCCTGTCCAGGGAGGAGTACCTCGGCTTTTACGAGGCCCTGGTCGGGGCCGTATCCGCCCCCCTGCGCTCCTTCGAGGAGGCGTGTTTTTTCGAGGGGTGCCTCCCGATCGAGGAACTGGCCCGGCGCGGGGTGGACACGCTCCGCTACGGACCCATGAAGCCGGTGGGGCTCGTGGACCCGCGCACGGGACGCAGGCCTTACGCCGCCGTGCAGATGCGGCTGGAAAACCTCATGGCCGACAGCTACAACCTGGTGGGGTTCCAGAACCACCTGAAATTCCCCGAGCAGCGACGGGTATTCCGGATGATCCCCGGGCTCGAACGGGCGGAGTTCCTCCGCTTCGGCCAGATCCACCGCAATTCCTACATCAACGCCCCCCGGCTGCTCCACCCGACGCTGCAGAGCAAAGAGAGGCCGGGGCTCATTTTTGCGGGGCAGCTGTGCGGCGTGGAGGGGTATATTGAATCGATCGCCACGGGGCTTCTGGCCGGGATCAACGCGGCCCGGCTGGCCCGGGGGCTGGGGTGCGTCACCCCGCCGCCGGCGACCGCCTGCGGCAGCCTGGTCCGTTACCTGGCCTTCGGGGACGGGGAGCGCTTCCAGCCGGCCAACATCACCTTCGGCCTGCTCCGGGATTCCGGGGCGGATTCCGACATCCGCGACCGGAAGGAGCGCCGCCTGCGGCAGGTCGAGCGGGCGCTTGCCGGGATGGACCGGTGGATCACGGCATTATCCGACGGGGCCGCCGCCAACTGA
- the xerC gene encoding tyrosine recombinase XerC gives MAETLASWIGHYLEYLRVQKNASPHTLRNYASDLMQFHAWLTTSPAGDPRPAPEPDEIDNLTVREFLGVLYEKRNRKSSVARKLAALRSFMKFLTARGVVRANAARAVASPKQETRLPGYLGVDAARALVEAPDASTDAGRRDRAILELLYSSGLRAGELVGLDLGDLSLEEGLVQVLGKGEKERIVPFGSAAAAALQSYLEVRPRLFRPRASAPRGREAVFLNLRGGRLSSRSVGNIVDRYVAQLAERLKVHPHTLRHTFATHMLNAGADLRAIQEMLGHSSLSTTQKYTHVSVEQLVRVYRDCHPRAGKKGSGNTTA, from the coding sequence ATGGCCGAAACCCTGGCTTCCTGGATCGGACACTATCTCGAGTACCTGCGCGTCCAGAAGAACGCCTCCCCGCACACCCTGCGCAACTACGCCTCGGACCTCATGCAGTTCCACGCCTGGCTGACGACCTCCCCGGCGGGGGATCCCCGTCCGGCCCCGGAACCGGACGAGATCGACAACCTCACCGTGCGCGAGTTCCTGGGCGTCCTCTACGAAAAGCGGAACCGGAAATCGTCCGTGGCGCGGAAGCTGGCGGCGCTGCGCTCCTTCATGAAATTCCTGACCGCGCGGGGGGTGGTCCGGGCCAACGCGGCCCGGGCCGTCGCCTCCCCGAAGCAGGAAACCCGGCTTCCGGGCTACCTCGGCGTCGATGCGGCCCGGGCCCTGGTGGAAGCGCCCGATGCGTCGACCGATGCGGGCCGGCGGGACCGGGCGATTCTGGAACTGCTCTACAGTTCCGGGTTGCGTGCGGGCGAACTGGTCGGGCTGGACCTGGGCGACCTCAGCCTCGAAGAAGGGCTGGTCCAGGTCCTCGGGAAAGGGGAGAAGGAGCGCATCGTCCCTTTCGGCTCGGCCGCGGCCGCAGCGCTGCAGTCCTACCTGGAGGTGCGCCCGCGCCTGTTCCGGCCGCGCGCCTCCGCGCCGCGCGGAAGGGAGGCGGTGTTCCTCAACCTGCGCGGCGGCCGGCTGAGCAGCCGGAGCGTCGGGAACATCGTGGACCGCTACGTCGCCCAACTCGCGGAGAGGCTGAAGGTGCACCCCCACACGCTCCGCCACACCTTCGCCACCCACATGCTCAATGCGGGCGCCGACCTGCGCGCGATCCAGGAGATGCTGGGGCACAGCAGCCTCTCCACCACCCAGAAGTACACCCACGTTTCGGTCGAGCAGCTCGTCCGGGTCTACCGGGACTGCCACCCCAGGGCCGGAAAGAAGGGGAGCGGCAACACCACAGCATAG
- the polA gene encoding DNA polymerase I, producing MSPKRFFLVDGMSHIYRAYYAIRGLGNSRGIPTNAVYGFTSMLRKLVEEQKPDYIGVAFDLEGPTVRHERYGEYKATRKPMPPDLVEQIPYIRRVCEAFHIPVIGFQGYEADDVIGTLARQAAERDLESVIVTSDKDMLQLVSDRVVVFDAMKDRFLGPPEVEEKLGVRPEQVPDLLGLWGDASDNVPGAPGIGEKGARELIRDFGSIENLLRNRDRVKKKAHQASLRDHEEQILMSRELVTIHLDLPIELDLESLALRPPDREAAFALFSELEFKSLMEEFLDEEGARPLAGAWLDASGAGAFLESMRRHRTLFVEQNVAGGATVTAVAVQGGKEDAVLLDLEDPGQAALWRELAETPSTRLVCWDSKPFLSLQEKAGVRPGTPPVDVMLMAFLTSPNSGDYALKRWALDRLHLALGEEKGPRQGSLLPEEPGELAGILCRRLDAVRRLYEALDPELDRLGLRRLYEEIDLPLVPVLVEMERTGIRVDRETLRKMSSEMEQRLSGLTARIHEAAGVEFNINSPKQMGEVLFEKLHLPSLKKTRKTGGYSTDQGVLEELAETYDIPRLILEYRQVSKLKSTYVDAIPVLIHPRTGRVHTSFNQTGAATGRLSSSDPNLQNIPVRTEMGRLIRGAFVAEPGNLLISADYSQVELRVLAHLSGDEVLVSAFRAGEDIHDRTAREVFTAEQLENRAECRRRAKAINFGIVYGQSAFGLAKGLGISREEAQEFIDAYFRRYSGVRAWLDRTVEEAREQGVVRTIYGRIRPVPEMRSKDHNVRNFGERIAVNSPIQGTAADIVKIAMIRVHRALAGRGERVRILLQVHDELVLEAPEAEADEVGRLVRGEMEGAAELAVPLKVDLRAADNWMDMK from the coding sequence ATGAGCCCCAAGCGATTTTTCCTGGTCGACGGCATGTCCCACATCTACCGGGCCTATTACGCCATCCGCGGCCTCGGAAACTCCAGGGGGATCCCGACCAACGCCGTATACGGTTTCACCTCGATGCTGCGCAAGCTCGTCGAGGAGCAGAAACCGGACTACATCGGCGTCGCCTTCGACCTGGAGGGGCCGACCGTGCGCCACGAGCGGTACGGGGAGTACAAGGCCACGCGCAAGCCGATGCCGCCGGACCTCGTGGAGCAGATCCCCTATATCCGCAGGGTGTGCGAGGCGTTCCACATCCCCGTGATCGGGTTCCAGGGGTACGAAGCCGACGACGTGATCGGCACCCTGGCGCGGCAGGCCGCGGAGCGCGACCTCGAGTCGGTGATCGTGACGAGCGACAAGGACATGCTGCAGCTGGTCAGCGACCGGGTCGTCGTCTTCGACGCGATGAAAGACCGCTTTCTCGGGCCGCCCGAGGTGGAGGAGAAGCTGGGGGTCCGCCCGGAGCAGGTGCCGGACCTGCTGGGCCTCTGGGGGGACGCTTCGGACAACGTTCCCGGGGCGCCCGGGATCGGGGAGAAGGGGGCGCGGGAGCTGATCCGGGATTTCGGCAGTATCGAGAACCTGCTCAGGAACAGGGACCGGGTGAAAAAGAAGGCGCACCAGGCGAGCCTCAGGGACCACGAGGAGCAGATCCTCATGAGCCGGGAACTGGTCACCATCCACCTCGATCTCCCGATCGAGCTCGACCTCGAGTCGCTGGCGCTGCGGCCGCCCGACCGCGAGGCCGCCTTCGCCCTCTTTTCCGAGCTGGAGTTCAAGTCGCTCATGGAGGAATTCCTCGACGAGGAGGGGGCGAGGCCGCTCGCGGGGGCGTGGCTCGATGCCTCCGGGGCCGGCGCGTTCCTGGAATCGATGCGGAGGCACCGGACCCTCTTCGTCGAGCAGAACGTCGCGGGCGGAGCGACGGTCACCGCGGTCGCCGTCCAGGGCGGGAAGGAGGACGCCGTACTCCTCGACCTCGAGGACCCGGGCCAGGCCGCCCTCTGGCGCGAACTGGCCGAAACCCCGTCGACCAGGCTGGTCTGCTGGGATTCCAAGCCCTTCCTCTCCCTGCAGGAAAAGGCGGGGGTCCGCCCCGGGACCCCCCCGGTCGACGTCATGCTGATGGCGTTTCTCACCTCACCCAACAGCGGCGATTACGCCCTGAAGCGATGGGCCCTGGACCGGCTGCACCTGGCCCTCGGGGAGGAAAAGGGGCCGCGGCAGGGGTCGCTCCTGCCCGAGGAACCGGGTGAGCTCGCCGGAATCCTCTGCCGGCGGCTGGACGCCGTGCGCCGCCTTTACGAGGCCCTCGACCCGGAGCTCGACCGGCTGGGGCTGCGCAGGCTGTACGAGGAGATCGACCTGCCGCTCGTGCCGGTGCTCGTCGAGATGGAGCGCACGGGGATCAGGGTGGACCGTGAAACGCTCAGGAAGATGTCGTCCGAAATGGAGCAGCGTTTGTCCGGGCTGACCGCCAGGATCCACGAGGCGGCCGGGGTGGAGTTCAACATCAACTCCCCCAAGCAAATGGGGGAGGTCCTGTTCGAGAAGCTCCACCTGCCGAGTTTGAAGAAGACCCGGAAGACCGGCGGCTACAGCACCGACCAGGGGGTGCTGGAGGAACTGGCCGAGACCTACGACATCCCCCGCCTGATCCTCGAATACCGCCAGGTGTCCAAGCTCAAGTCCACCTACGTCGATGCGATCCCGGTCCTGATCCACCCCCGGACGGGGCGCGTCCATACCTCCTTCAACCAGACAGGGGCCGCGACGGGACGGCTTTCGAGCTCCGACCCGAACCTGCAGAACATCCCGGTCCGGACCGAAATGGGGCGCCTGATCCGGGGCGCCTTCGTCGCGGAACCGGGGAACCTGCTGATTTCGGCCGACTACTCGCAGGTGGAGCTGCGGGTCCTGGCGCATCTTTCCGGCGACGAAGTCCTGGTCTCCGCCTTCCGGGCCGGGGAGGACATCCACGACCGGACGGCGCGCGAGGTCTTCACGGCGGAACAGCTCGAGAACCGCGCGGAGTGCCGCCGGCGCGCCAAGGCGATCAATTTCGGCATCGTCTACGGCCAGTCCGCCTTCGGCCTCGCCAAGGGGCTCGGCATATCCCGGGAGGAAGCGCAGGAGTTCATCGACGCCTACTTCCGCCGCTACAGCGGGGTGCGCGCCTGGCTCGACCGGACCGTGGAGGAGGCCAGGGAGCAGGGGGTGGTCCGGACGATCTACGGCCGCATCCGCCCGGTTCCCGAAATGAGGAGCAAGGATCACAACGTGCGCAACTTCGGCGAGCGGATCGCCGTCAACAGCCCCATCCAGGGGACGGCGGCCGACATCGTCAAGATCGCCATGATCCGCGTACACCGGGCGCTCGCCGGGCGCGGGGAGAGGGTCCGGATCCTGCTGCAGGTGCACGACGAGCTGGTGCTGGAGGCTCCGGAGGCGGAAGCGGACGAGGTGGGCCGGCTGGTGCGCGGGGAGATGGAGGGGGCGGCCGAACTCGCCGTCCCCCTCAAGGTCGACCTTCGCGCGGCTGACAACTGGATGGATATGAAATGA
- a CDS encoding sigma-70 family RNA polymerase sigma factor — MTSQSREEAIKIDNWELASQGGPVTDNSLVRDFIAGNDAAFTELVGRYKDSITNYVNMMVGDYDIAVDLSQETFLRVYQNIHRYSNLYQFSTWIYRIATNLAIDEMRYRKRRGQVFYRNVWGSRQAEDADGPEFELRDTRRSPRDEVLRKESGQVLEEAIRSLPKKYRTAFVMKEVQELPYEEIAKILKCSPGTIKSRLHRARELLQRKLEHYV; from the coding sequence TTGACTTCTCAATCCCGGGAAGAAGCCATCAAGATCGATAATTGGGAATTAGCGAGCCAGGGAGGCCCCGTCACCGACAACAGTCTGGTCAGGGACTTCATTGCCGGCAACGACGCCGCCTTCACCGAGCTGGTGGGCCGCTACAAGGATTCGATCACCAATTACGTCAACATGATGGTCGGGGATTACGACATCGCCGTCGACCTGTCCCAGGAGACGTTCCTGCGGGTGTACCAGAACATCCACCGCTACAGCAACCTCTACCAGTTCTCCACCTGGATCTACCGGATCGCGACCAACCTCGCCATCGACGAGATGCGCTACCGCAAGAGGCGCGGGCAGGTGTTCTACCGCAACGTCTGGGGCAGCCGGCAGGCGGAGGATGCGGACGGCCCGGAATTCGAACTCCGGGACACCCGGCGCAGTCCGCGGGACGAAGTCCTGCGCAAGGAGAGCGGACAGGTCCTCGAGGAGGCCATCCGCTCGCTGCCGAAGAAATACCGGACAGCCTTCGTGATGAAGGAAGTCCAGGAACTGCCGTACGAGGAGATCGCGAAGATCTTGAAATGCTCGCCCGGGACCATCAAGTCGAGGCTCCACCGGGCGAGGGAACTGCTGCAGCGCAAGCTGGAGCATTACGTATAA
- a CDS encoding PDZ domain-containing protein yields MSRVLHASFSLCARALLSGVLLAGVCLGLEGYPEEAAGAGGLVRVNIISEMPGAKGMFLLNGQILEDYSPIIVRDFPSTGVVIDREGHILAFLGYRWVDVQAHEARIEITTGDGGKWQGKLIGVDQSNGAAVVRLLRGRLRETPVCRDCQVQDGAVIMAPEAGGAGRSGFREARVLSVGTGPGLPAGGNWMLRMNLPAPDISQPILTRDRRVLGFVADRDPLGMEMIVYPISPLLASAEKIIATGGDIRAGWLGLYLEDAPGGVLVEELDPESPALEAGVRPRDRLVRYNDLAIRDVRQFIQLVQDSAVGSRVKLGIVRGGKPVELAARVGVRKPQQFRRQVSLNLPKPAIGLDTVVMTPDLADAMRMPGQTGLLVVDVVKETPAERAGVLAGDVVVAMDGQPIFDAASFATYWQTHGLGERLVLSVLRKGAERTITVEVRPGTRRTP; encoded by the coding sequence ATGAGCCGAGTCCTCCATGCCAGCTTCAGCCTGTGCGCCCGAGCGCTCCTTTCGGGCGTCCTCCTCGCCGGGGTCTGCCTCGGGCTGGAGGGATACCCGGAGGAAGCCGCCGGGGCAGGCGGCCTGGTGCGGGTGAACATCATCAGCGAGATGCCGGGCGCCAAGGGGATGTTCCTGCTCAACGGGCAGATCCTCGAGGATTACAGCCCCATCATCGTCCGCGACTTCCCTTCCACGGGGGTGGTGATCGACCGGGAGGGGCACATCCTGGCCTTCCTGGGCTATCGCTGGGTCGATGTCCAGGCGCACGAAGCCAGGATCGAAATCACGACCGGCGACGGGGGGAAGTGGCAGGGGAAACTGATCGGTGTCGACCAGAGCAACGGCGCCGCCGTAGTCCGCCTCCTGAGGGGCCGGCTCCGGGAGACCCCCGTCTGCCGGGACTGCCAGGTGCAGGACGGGGCGGTGATCATGGCCCCGGAGGCCGGGGGAGCGGGCCGATCGGGTTTCCGGGAGGCCCGGGTCCTTTCGGTGGGGACCGGTCCCGGCCTGCCGGCCGGGGGCAACTGGATGCTCCGGATGAACCTCCCCGCCCCCGACATCAGCCAGCCGATCCTGACCCGGGACCGCCGCGTGCTGGGATTCGTGGCCGACCGGGACCCGCTGGGGATGGAAATGATCGTGTACCCCATCTCCCCGCTCCTGGCTTCCGCCGAAAAGATCATCGCCACGGGAGGGGACATTCGGGCCGGATGGCTGGGCCTCTATCTGGAGGATGCGCCCGGGGGGGTCCTCGTCGAGGAACTGGACCCCGAAAGCCCGGCGCTGGAAGCGGGGGTGCGCCCGCGCGACCGCCTCGTCCGCTACAACGACCTTGCAATCCGGGACGTCCGGCAGTTCATCCAGCTGGTCCAGGATTCCGCCGTCGGCTCCCGGGTGAAACTCGGGATCGTGCGCGGGGGGAAACCGGTGGAGCTCGCCGCGAGGGTGGGGGTGCGCAAGCCGCAGCAGTTCCGGCGCCAGGTGTCCCTGAACCTTCCCAAACCCGCCATCGGGCTGGACACCGTCGTGATGACGCCCGACCTGGCCGACGCCATGCGGATGCCGGGGCAGACGGGACTCCTGGTCGTCGACGTGGTGAAGGAGACGCCGGCCGAAAGGGCGGGGGTCCTCGCCGGCGACGTGGTCGTCGCCATGGACGGGCAGCCGATTTTCGACGCCGCCAGTTTCGCCACCTACTGGCAGACCCACGGGCTGGGGGAGCGGCTGGTCCTGAGCGTGCTCCGCAAGGGGGCCGAACGCACCATCACCGTCGAGGTCCGGCCCGGTACCCGCCGTACGCCGTAA
- a CDS encoding M48 family metalloprotease, which yields MNRNFRSAACKPVFVVALTLVLSGAAFGQRTALKPGWNLFSPAQDVELGRQVAQDAERQLPMLNQRRVDDYLDRLGRRLAGYAPGEKYPYQFKCVNDASINAFALPGGFLYIHRGLIEAADNEAELAGVIGHEIGHVALRHGTNQASKQQLYQAPLAIFGGIMGNDSMAGALAQIGGAFAVNSILLKYSRDDEREADLIGSQILYDAGYDPRAMATFFEKLETGNRGTDFFSSHPNPDNRIRGIQQEISRLGPLPARAAVDSRDFQNIRRLLRSLPAAPKTAAGQPAPSGQPSPSGRVERPERPSSRLRSYDSGYVRLQHPENWRVYGEERDFALAPDGGIVTVGSEGALAYGGMMAVYEPVSRRGAQVSLRNATDQLVEGLRRSNPGMRLMRDRGQIRIDGQVALSMEFVNGSPSGGQETDWLVTVLRPEGLVYFIFVAPEEEYASYRNMFQRIVQSIRF from the coding sequence ATGAACCGCAATTTCAGATCCGCTGCATGCAAGCCTGTCTTTGTCGTCGCTCTCACCCTCGTTCTTTCAGGCGCCGCCTTCGGGCAGAGGACGGCGCTCAAGCCGGGATGGAACCTCTTCTCGCCCGCGCAGGACGTCGAACTCGGGCGGCAGGTGGCCCAGGACGCCGAACGGCAGTTGCCGATGCTGAACCAGCGCCGGGTGGACGACTATCTCGACCGGCTCGGCAGGCGCCTGGCCGGTTACGCGCCGGGGGAGAAGTACCCCTACCAGTTCAAATGCGTCAACGACGCGAGCATCAACGCCTTCGCCCTCCCCGGGGGCTTCCTTTACATCCACCGCGGCCTCATCGAGGCCGCGGACAACGAGGCGGAACTGGCCGGGGTGATCGGGCACGAGATCGGCCATGTCGCCCTGCGCCACGGGACCAACCAGGCCAGCAAGCAGCAGCTCTACCAGGCGCCGCTCGCCATCTTCGGCGGCATCATGGGGAACGACTCCATGGCGGGAGCCCTGGCGCAGATCGGAGGCGCCTTCGCGGTCAATTCGATCCTGCTCAAGTACTCGCGCGACGACGAGCGGGAGGCGGACCTCATCGGCTCGCAGATCCTTTACGACGCCGGGTACGATCCGCGCGCCATGGCCACATTTTTCGAAAAGCTGGAGACGGGGAACCGGGGGACCGATTTCTTCAGCAGCCACCCCAATCCCGACAACCGGATCCGGGGGATCCAGCAGGAGATCTCGCGCCTGGGCCCGCTCCCCGCGCGGGCGGCGGTCGATTCGAGGGATTTTCAGAACATCAGGCGGCTGCTGAGATCGCTCCCCGCGGCCCCCAAGACCGCCGCCGGGCAGCCGGCTCCTTCGGGGCAGCCTTCCCCGTCGGGAAGAGTGGAGCGGCCCGAGCGCCCTTCCAGCCGGCTGAGGAGCTACGACAGCGGCTACGTCCGGCTGCAGCACCCGGAGAACTGGCGCGTCTACGGGGAGGAGCGTGATTTCGCCCTGGCGCCCGACGGCGGCATCGTGACGGTGGGCAGCGAGGGGGCGCTGGCCTACGGGGGGATGATGGCGGTGTATGAGCCGGTTTCCCGGCGCGGCGCTCAGGTGAGCCTCCGGAACGCCACCGATCAGCTCGTCGAGGGGTTGCGGCGCTCCAACCCCGGGATGCGCCTCATGCGCGACCGGGGGCAGATCCGCATCGACGGCCAGGTGGCCCTTTCGATGGAATTCGTGAACGGCTCCCCGTCCGGGGGGCAGGAGACCGACTGGCTGGTTACGGTGCTCCGCCCCGAGGGGCTGGTCTACTTCATCTTCGTCGCCCCGGAGGAGGAGTACGCCTCCTACCGCAACATGTTCCAGCGGATCGTCCAGTCGATCCGCTTCTAG